A section of the Candidatus Thioglobus autotrophicus genome encodes:
- a CDS encoding O-antigen ligase family protein, which produces MNSNTFRIDQVYQYLLIALAFLLPLTVAGGNLMMVSIVLLWLFSGDYKNKLNKIRSNKVLVASIIFFFLHVAGLLWTEDIKWGLHIVKKMIDFFIFLPILLTVTKKEYIKYYVSAFLLAMTISEITSYLIWFEVIDPFKTASVLNPTPFMSHISYNPFLAFAIYLLLHEVFFNTSINSMARFIYSFFAITMSINMFITGGRAGQVVFFVMIILLFFQYYQKKLLALVVSTVVVASILFSAYQTSEIFQQRTDQAVKEALNPDLWSGSRSSIGDRFVFAMNSWEIFKENPLIGIGTGDFPNEYKKVKALNTPNSLDTVNPHNMYILVLTQLGVLGLISLLSIFYFQVQFAKENKSTFLKNTGIALPILFLVIMLSDSYLLGHFTTFLFVFFSSFLYKDFARK; this is translated from the coding sequence ATGAATTCAAATACTTTCCGCATTGATCAAGTGTATCAATATTTACTGATCGCTTTGGCTTTTTTATTGCCATTAACGGTGGCTGGCGGCAATTTGATGATGGTGAGTATTGTCCTGTTGTGGCTTTTTTCAGGTGATTATAAAAATAAGCTTAATAAAATCCGGTCAAATAAAGTTTTAGTTGCATCAATTATTTTCTTTTTTTTACATGTTGCTGGACTATTGTGGACTGAGGATATTAAATGGGGTTTACATATTGTTAAGAAAATGATAGATTTTTTCATTTTTCTTCCAATCTTATTGACAGTTACAAAAAAAGAATACATTAAGTATTATGTGTCAGCCTTTTTACTAGCCATGACAATTTCAGAAATAACATCCTATCTAATTTGGTTTGAGGTTATTGACCCTTTTAAAACAGCTAGCGTTCTAAATCCAACCCCTTTCATGAGTCATATTTCTTATAATCCATTTTTGGCATTTGCAATTTACCTGTTGTTACATGAAGTATTTTTCAACACTAGTATTAATAGTATGGCCAGGTTTATATACTCTTTTTTTGCTATTACTATGAGTATTAATATGTTTATTACTGGCGGTCGTGCAGGACAAGTTGTATTTTTTGTAATGATTATTTTGTTATTTTTTCAATATTATCAGAAAAAACTCTTAGCTCTAGTTGTTTCAACTGTGGTTGTGGCTAGTATTTTATTTTCTGCTTATCAGACAAGCGAGATTTTTCAACAAAGGACTGATCAGGCTGTTAAAGAGGCCCTAAATCCCGACTTGTGGAGTGGATCTAGGTCCTCTATTGGTGATAGATTTGTATTTGCCATGAACTCTTGGGAGATATTTAAAGAGAATCCTTTGATTGGCATTGGTACTGGAGATTTTCCTAATGAGTATAAAAAAGTTAAAGCCCTTAATACACCCAATTCTTTAGATACGGTGAATCCACATAATATGTATATACTCGTATTAACGCAATTAGGCGTATTGGGCCTGATAAGTCTCTTGTCTATTTTTTATTTCCAGGTGCAATTTGCTAAAGAAAATAAATCTACTTTTTTAAAGAACACAGGTATTGCTTTACCGATACTTTTTTTAGTAATTATGTTGAGTGACTCTTACCTCCTAGGCCACTTTACAACATTTTTATTTGTATTTTTTAGTTCATTCTTGTATAAAGATTTTGCAAGAAAGTAA
- a CDS encoding glycosyltransferase family 9 protein produces the protein MISTQITPSKILIIRRDNIGDLLCVTPSIRALKNTYPGCNVTLLVNSYNRNVIANNPDINKIEVYTKAKHKESHVSLFLIFLKKFKMILRLRRSKFDYVIIASASERVRDWRLAKLCKPKSIIGYLNNKKGAKKEDIALDVENKNSHEVERVFNLFKQVGVHGIIPPMQLYPSDNINIQDIDDSRRVIGINISTRKESQRWPLKNFFKLIKELSKNQKFTFLIFWSPGSRDNPKHPGDDENAIELIKLCKNLPVSLYPETWRESNTLQELIDGLSLCDYVVTPDGGAMHISAALQKPIVCFFGDVDIQHWYPWGVKYKLLQAKSYRVKDISIDQAVNSVIKLINT, from the coding sequence TTGATTTCAACACAAATCACCCCCTCAAAAATATTGATTATTCGCCGTGATAATATCGGCGATCTATTATGCGTCACACCTTCAATTAGAGCGTTAAAAAACACATATCCAGGTTGCAATGTAACACTATTGGTTAATAGCTACAATCGCAATGTAATAGCAAACAATCCAGATATTAACAAGATAGAGGTTTACACAAAAGCAAAACATAAAGAAAGTCACGTATCATTATTTTTAATATTTCTTAAAAAATTTAAAATGATCTTACGCCTACGTAGATCAAAATTTGATTATGTAATCATTGCCTCTGCAAGTGAAAGAGTTAGGGACTGGAGGTTGGCAAAGCTATGCAAACCAAAATCTATTATTGGTTATTTAAACAATAAGAAGGGTGCCAAGAAAGAAGATATTGCTTTAGATGTTGAAAATAAAAACAGTCATGAAGTTGAGCGTGTATTTAACTTGTTTAAACAAGTAGGCGTACATGGCATAATTCCACCCATGCAGCTATATCCAAGTGATAATATTAATATTCAAGATATAGATGACTCTAGAAGAGTGATTGGAATTAATATAAGTACCAGAAAAGAAAGTCAACGCTGGCCGCTTAAAAATTTTTTTAAGCTTATTAAAGAATTAAGTAAGAATCAAAAATTTACTTTTTTAATTTTCTGGTCTCCCGGCTCTAGAGATAATCCAAAACACCCTGGAGATGACGAAAATGCCATAGAGCTCATCAAGTTATGCAAAAATCTACCTGTTAGCCTATATCCAGAAACCTGGAGAGAGTCAAATACACTGCAGGAACTCATAGATGGTTTGTCCTTATGTGATTACGTTGTAACTCCTGATGGAGGTGCGATGCATATTTCAGCAGCACTCCAAAAGCCTATCGTCTGTTTTTTTGGAGATGTCGATATTCAGCATTGGTATCCGTGGGGAGTTAAATATAAATTACTTCAGGCAAAAAGTTACAGAGTAAAAGATATATCTATAGATCAAGCTGTAAATTCAGTTATTAAATTAATCAACACTTAA
- a CDS encoding glycosyltransferase family 9 protein: MSIKKILILRRNGFGDLIVTLPMIQSLKNKYPEAKITLVGSFRGKKLIPYIDTIDVFFIIPKGNKYIQTLKVCLSLRKEGFDLAFSAKAAPQKLMNLALWLTGAKKRIAYTDNHWSSILINSPRLYKRNKNQHNALSILKIISPKFKEIPNNIYPRINAKQNSITNFKDKVNLILEPNCFNLFISISNNRKTSILTNDNLCQILNRLHKQHNNLHIIIFYIHDDIYQAQELKKLLNSTSEIVTNQGMGHFLCLLDMVDALFIGDGGLMHLAAALNKNQLVLFAKTPVEEWGPISNKAKLLMDNNDINNIPKDVINKELNLIMNRTINT, translated from the coding sequence TTGTCAATAAAAAAAATTTTAATATTACGTCGCAATGGTTTTGGCGACCTTATTGTGACATTACCTATGATTCAAAGTCTAAAAAATAAATACCCTGAGGCAAAAATTACATTAGTAGGTAGTTTCAGAGGTAAAAAACTCATTCCTTATATTGACACTATTGATGTTTTTTTTATAATACCAAAAGGCAATAAATACATACAAACCCTAAAAGTCTGCTTATCACTACGCAAGGAAGGGTTTGATTTGGCTTTTTCTGCAAAAGCAGCCCCTCAAAAATTAATGAATCTTGCATTATGGCTAACAGGTGCAAAAAAACGTATTGCCTATACAGATAATCATTGGAGTAGCATTTTAATTAATAGCCCTAGACTATATAAACGTAATAAAAATCAACACAATGCATTAAGTATTCTAAAAATAATTAGCCCTAAATTTAAAGAAATACCAAATAATATTTATCCGCGGATAAACGCCAAGCAAAATTCAATAACAAACTTTAAAGATAAGGTTAATCTAATTTTAGAGCCCAATTGTTTTAATCTTTTTATATCAATCAGCAACAATAGGAAAACTTCCATACTTACAAATGACAATCTCTGTCAAATTCTAAATAGATTACACAAACAACATAACAATTTACACATTATTATTTTTTATATACACGACGACATTTACCAGGCCCAAGAGTTAAAAAAATTACTGAACTCTACCTCTGAGATAGTTACCAACCAGGGTATGGGGCATTTCTTGTGCCTATTGGATATGGTTGATGCATTATTTATTGGAGATGGCGGCTTAATGCATCTAGCTGCGGCACTTAATAAAAATCAATTAGTTTTGTTTGCAAAAACCCCTGTTGAAGAATGGGGGCCAATAAGCAATAAGGCAAAATTATTAATGGATAATAATGACATTAACAATATCCCTAAAGACGTTATTAATAAAGAGCTAAATCTAATAATGAACAGAACTATTAATACTTAA
- a CDS encoding glycosyltransferase family 9 protein, with protein MQESKKILVIIQRSNGDVFLSNTLIQSLYQHYKNSEIDLLVNDDTLPIAKTIANIRQIHTFSYRQKQENRWRQERKLISKLFNKYDISINLTASDRSVLYALLFAKHSISAIEPDNGKSWWKRRLLSQFYFFNLSDHILINNLKPLQLLGIRHNKTVIPIKYSNLSGKIVKEKLALRNIRHFLIFHPSAQYEYKVYPVDLRNQLLALLNNLNTPIVITGGKSKIDNKIKKTLPLLNNIYDFIGETTIEEYMALSDLSSGYIGVDTLNMHISAAQDKSVFSIFGPTNLRMWSPWCNQLRKATSRDTPIQTYGNITIFQANMPCVACGNAGCDDKHGHSECLDKINPKIVFEQIRKWHETL; from the coding sequence TTGCAAGAAAGTAAAAAAATTCTAGTTATTATTCAGCGATCTAATGGGGATGTGTTCCTCAGCAATACTCTAATACAATCACTTTATCAACATTATAAAAATTCTGAAATTGATTTATTGGTGAATGATGACACATTGCCAATTGCAAAAACTATTGCCAATATCCGTCAAATACACACCTTTTCATACCGTCAAAAACAAGAGAATAGATGGAGGCAGGAAAGAAAGTTGATTTCTAAATTATTTAATAAATATGATATAAGTATCAACTTAACAGCTAGTGACAGGAGTGTTCTGTACGCACTATTATTTGCCAAGCATTCTATTAGTGCTATTGAGCCTGATAATGGTAAATCTTGGTGGAAGAGGCGATTATTAAGCCAATTTTATTTTTTTAATTTGAGTGATCATATCTTAATCAATAATTTAAAACCGTTGCAACTATTAGGAATTAGGCATAATAAAACGGTTATCCCAATAAAATATAGCAATTTATCGGGAAAGATCGTTAAAGAAAAATTAGCATTAAGAAATATTCGTCATTTTTTAATATTCCATCCATCAGCGCAATACGAGTATAAAGTTTATCCTGTTGATTTACGCAACCAATTATTGGCTTTATTAAATAATCTAAATACCCCCATTGTGATAACCGGAGGTAAAAGCAAAATTGATAATAAAATCAAAAAAACCCTACCCCTTTTGAATAATATTTATGATTTTATTGGAGAGACCACAATAGAAGAATACATGGCATTAAGTGACTTATCGAGTGGTTATATTGGTGTAGATACTTTAAACATGCATATATCGGCCGCTCAAGACAAATCTGTGTTTTCTATATTTGGCCCTACAAATTTAAGAATGTGGTCACCTTGGTGTAATCAATTACGCAAAGCAACAAGCCGAGATACACCAATACAAACTTATGGGAATATCACCATATTTCAAGCTAATATGCCTTGTGTAGCATGTGGCAATGCTGGTTGTGATGACAAGCACGGACATAGTGAATGTCTCGATAAAATCAACCCTAAGATTGTATTTGAACAAATAAGAAAATGGCATGAAACTCTCTAG
- a CDS encoding glycosyltransferase family 4 protein gives MKKTVNTIFFVRANKTKHGGAENYLHRLSELLTKKNINHEIINSIFPKFLPSWLRVILFNLQVCLFRDSKFYFSLERITCPDIYRAGDGVHKVFLKTQNKSRLNLLHPIYLFIEKQCFSNAKRIIANSKMIKKEIVDIYAIDPNKIDVIYNGINYKDMDSIQAFRKLSKEFKINKNQHFLLYVGSGFKRKGVEEFLQIVHNLKHLDLMAFVIGKEKNMRHYYALSKQLGIEDKIIFTGARDDVDDFYSISDIFILPTHYEPFSNVILEAMSFGNVVFTTKQNGASEVLSKNRIMETSNDFSIVKSIEKLFLDPELLEKEKNNNIRKSKEFSVDKNLSKTLKVINKVYLEGEF, from the coding sequence ATGAAAAAAACTGTAAACACTATATTTTTTGTACGAGCAAACAAAACTAAGCATGGAGGTGCTGAGAATTACTTGCATCGATTATCTGAGTTATTGACCAAGAAAAATATTAATCATGAAATTATTAATTCTATATTTCCTAAATTTCTGCCGTCATGGTTAAGGGTCATTTTATTTAATTTACAAGTTTGTTTGTTTAGAGATAGTAAGTTTTACTTTTCCTTGGAAAGGATTACTTGTCCAGATATATATCGCGCTGGTGATGGCGTTCATAAGGTATTTTTAAAGACTCAAAATAAATCAAGGCTAAATCTCTTACATCCAATATATCTTTTTATAGAAAAACAATGCTTTAGTAATGCTAAAAGAATTATTGCAAATTCCAAGATGATAAAAAAAGAAATTGTCGATATCTATGCTATCGATCCAAATAAAATTGATGTGATCTATAATGGCATTAATTATAAAGACATGGATTCAATCCAGGCATTTCGTAAGTTATCTAAAGAGTTTAAAATTAATAAAAACCAGCATTTTTTGTTATATGTCGGTAGCGGATTTAAGCGCAAAGGCGTAGAAGAATTCCTTCAAATTGTGCATAATCTTAAACATTTAGATTTGATGGCTTTTGTAATTGGCAAAGAAAAAAATATGCGCCATTATTACGCCCTATCTAAGCAATTAGGTATAGAAGATAAAATAATATTTACCGGTGCTAGAGATGATGTTGATGATTTTTATTCTATAAGTGATATTTTTATTCTACCTACGCACTATGAGCCATTTTCGAATGTCATACTTGAGGCCATGAGTTTTGGCAATGTAGTATTTACCACTAAACAAAACGGTGCTTCTGAAGTTTTAAGTAAAAATCGGATTATGGAAACCTCCAATGACTTTTCTATTGTTAAAAGTATTGAAAAATTATTTTTAGATCCAGAATTATTAGAAAAGGAAAAGAATAACAATATTAGAAAGTCTAAAGAGTTTTCTGTTGATAAAAATTTATCCAAGACTCTTAAGGTAATAAATAAAGTTTATTTGGAAGGAGAGTTTTAG